One genomic region from Alteromonas pelagimontana encodes:
- a CDS encoding bifunctional protein-serine/threonine kinase/phosphatase — translation MLSLSIGQYSSAGDKPVNQDAYGAVIPEESILRTKGAAVAIADGIGSSTVSEIASRSAIKRFLEDYFCTSDASSVEQAAGQVVTAINAVLCAQTRNSPFMGEPEKGFVCTFSSVIFKRDRAYLFHAGDSRMYRLREGKLEQLTRDHRTRSSGQQDVLSNALGIHEDFQLDVQEVKTATNDCFILATDGVYDFLPEPALCDYVMKHIDRLDFAAQSIVEQAFANGSDDNLTVQLIRINAVPADNPKLSSEAENLPVPPVLSPNEKLDNYLIQRHLYASARSHIYLATDIKTRQQLIIKAPSVALADNPGHLEKFMIEEWAARRVRSQHLLSVPETRYSRSYLYTVSNFIEGQTLKQWATDNPAATVENVRILIEQVARGLMALHRDDVLHQDVRPENIMIDNAGTVKIIDFGAASIVGIQKVSGGEESEIPGTAIYAAPEYFLGESGTPQSDQFSLAVLTYFLLCGTYPYGSDVAKCRSVTAQHKLKYRSVLHPNREIPFWVDCTLKKALQPNPHKRYRELSEFIYDLRHPNPKFMNRHRPPLAQRHPIRFWQSVSAGLLMTVLVLLIDKFT, via the coding sequence ATGCTGAGCTTGTCGATAGGACAATATTCCAGTGCTGGCGATAAGCCTGTCAATCAGGATGCCTACGGTGCCGTCATACCGGAGGAATCAATTTTAAGAACAAAAGGCGCTGCCGTTGCAATTGCTGATGGTATCGGCTCCAGCACGGTAAGTGAGATTGCCAGCCGCAGCGCCATAAAAAGGTTTCTCGAAGATTACTTTTGTACATCAGATGCGTCGAGCGTAGAGCAGGCCGCAGGGCAAGTTGTTACAGCGATTAACGCCGTATTGTGCGCGCAGACGCGTAATAGCCCGTTTATGGGCGAGCCGGAAAAAGGTTTTGTCTGCACATTCAGCAGTGTCATATTTAAAAGGGATCGGGCTTACCTTTTTCATGCGGGAGATTCCCGGATGTATCGATTACGGGAAGGCAAGCTCGAACAGCTTACACGGGATCATCGGACTCGAAGTTCTGGACAACAAGATGTCTTAAGTAATGCGTTAGGCATTCACGAAGATTTTCAGTTGGACGTGCAGGAAGTTAAGACTGCCACCAACGACTGCTTTATTCTGGCAACAGATGGCGTGTACGATTTTTTACCTGAACCTGCTCTGTGTGATTATGTGATGAAGCACATTGATAGACTGGACTTCGCCGCGCAATCGATTGTAGAGCAGGCGTTTGCAAATGGCAGTGACGACAACTTAACGGTTCAGCTTATACGGATAAACGCAGTACCTGCAGATAATCCCAAGTTATCTTCTGAGGCAGAAAATCTGCCTGTGCCTCCGGTATTATCGCCAAACGAAAAGCTGGATAACTATCTTATTCAGCGCCATCTTTACGCCAGTGCGCGAAGTCATATTTATCTGGCTACGGATATAAAGACCCGGCAGCAATTAATCATCAAGGCACCGTCTGTAGCGCTGGCCGACAATCCCGGTCACCTTGAAAAATTCATGATAGAGGAATGGGCAGCCCGCCGAGTGCGCAGCCAGCATCTGTTATCGGTACCCGAAACGCGCTATTCCCGCTCTTATTTATATACAGTTAGTAATTTTATTGAAGGGCAAACCCTTAAGCAGTGGGCGACAGATAATCCTGCCGCGACGGTGGAAAATGTACGCATTCTTATTGAACAGGTAGCTCGGGGCCTGATGGCTTTGCATCGAGATGATGTGCTGCATCAGGATGTTCGTCCGGAAAACATTATGATAGACAACGCGGGAACGGTAAAAATTATAGATTTTGGCGCCGCCAGTATTGTTGGGATTCAGAAGGTGTCGGGCGGTGAGGAATCTGAAATTCCCGGCACTGCCATATATGCAGCGCCAGAATATTTTTTAGGCGAAAGCGGGACGCCGCAATCTGACCAGTTTTCTTTGGCAGTACTAACGTACTTTTTGCTTTGCGGAACTTACCCCTATGGATCAGATGTGGCCAAATGCCGCTCCGTAACGGCGCAGCATAAATTGAAATACAGAAGTGTTCTGCATCCCAACCGTGAGATTCCGTTTTGGGTAGACTGCACTTTAAAAAAGGCGCTGCAGCCAAACCCTCACAAACGTTACCGGGAGCTTTCTGAATTTATATATGATCTGCGCCATCCCAATCCAAAGTTTATGAATCGGCACCGCCCGCCTCTTGCGCAGCGCCATCCAATTAGGTTCTGGCAAAGTGTGAGCGCCGGCTTGCTAATGACGGTGCTGGTGTTGCTGATTGATAAATTTACTTAA
- a CDS encoding formate/nitrite transporter family protein: MAYLLPTEFVSKMVDAGESKIYMSTRDTLVRGYMAGAILALAAVFAITVAVQTGSFLLGAVLFPVGFCMLYLMGFDLLTGVFMLTPLAWLANRPGVTWPQILRNWGLIFVGNFAGALTVAFMMAFIFTYGFNTDGGAIATKVSGIGEARTVGYAQYGVAGWFTIFVRGMLCNWMVSLGVVGAMVSTHVSGKVIAMWMPVMLFFFMGFEHSVVNMFLFPFALIMGGNFSVMDYLLWNEIPTALGNLVGGVAFTGLTLYSTHYRTAPKRKLAAKSEPVDGLNAKTASA, from the coding sequence ATGGCCTACTTACTTCCTACCGAGTTTGTCAGCAAAATGGTAGACGCGGGTGAATCCAAAATTTATATGTCTACCCGCGATACACTGGTGCGCGGTTATATGGCCGGCGCGATACTGGCGTTAGCTGCGGTTTTCGCTATTACTGTTGCTGTGCAAACCGGCAGCTTTCTGTTGGGCGCGGTACTTTTCCCTGTAGGCTTTTGTATGTTGTATCTGATGGGGTTTGACTTGCTCACCGGCGTTTTTATGCTCACGCCACTGGCGTGGCTGGCTAACAGACCGGGAGTCACCTGGCCGCAAATTCTCAGAAACTGGGGCCTGATATTTGTCGGTAACTTTGCCGGTGCACTGACTGTCGCTTTTATGATGGCGTTTATTTTTACCTATGGTTTTAACACCGACGGCGGAGCAATTGCCACCAAGGTTTCTGGTATTGGTGAGGCGCGTACGGTGGGTTATGCACAATACGGCGTAGCGGGTTGGTTCACCATTTTTGTGCGCGGAATGCTGTGTAACTGGATGGTTTCCTTAGGCGTAGTGGGCGCTATGGTTTCGACGCATGTAAGCGGTAAAGTTATAGCAATGTGGATGCCGGTGATGTTGTTCTTCTTTATGGGGTTTGAACATTCTGTGGTGAACATGTTTCTGTTTCCTTTCGCGCTGATAATGGGCGGCAATTTCTCAGTAATGGATTATTTATTGTGGAACGAAATTCCTACGGCGCTGGGTAATCTGGTGGGAGGTGTGGCATTTACCGGTCTTACCCTTTACAGCACCCACTATCGCACTGCGCCTAAACGTAAGCTGGCAGCAAAATCAGAACCGGTTGATGGACTTAACGCAAAAACTGCATCTGCGTAA
- a CDS encoding nitrate regulatory protein, which translates to MKDYSDATKRFLLAAKNAEIQALKQLSANCQLVTAVKDVIHQMQRERGISNIFLGSKGQRFATQRHDQIKISIDHEQSLRRRLKSLYLNGEASIGHMRLLSNITLALQGMDNLSLLRHKVEELRITPLQATQAYCRLIAGLLCVVFEAADVASDPAITRLLVALFNFMQGKEYAGQERAWGAIGFAETHFDSTLCDKLEQLQIAQKHSFSIFAEFANKEELDTWQAMEEGELLADLERFRGMIRQLADGSSIACEISEVWYDIATKRVDEMQRIEEHLTTRLLSAATQSVIDANANLENHKKQLHQLQTAPLVQSPLTMLFDPQMPGLKGSEDSEQTEINSAEPLSTHRSFYDLLRGQAAHIKRMATELDEAKRAITEQKVIDRAKLLIMQQWQISEDQAYRRLQKSAMEQNMKIADIANIVVKQVGR; encoded by the coding sequence ATGAAAGACTACAGTGATGCCACAAAGCGCTTTTTGCTTGCTGCTAAGAATGCGGAAATTCAGGCTTTAAAACAGCTTTCCGCCAACTGCCAGTTGGTAACTGCGGTGAAAGACGTTATTCACCAGATGCAGCGGGAACGGGGCATCAGCAATATTTTTCTTGGCTCAAAGGGCCAGCGCTTTGCTACTCAACGACATGATCAAATCAAGATTAGCATTGATCACGAACAGTCACTGCGAAGGCGGTTGAAGTCGCTGTACTTAAACGGTGAAGCATCTATTGGACATATGCGTTTGTTAAGCAATATTACTCTTGCGCTACAAGGTATGGACAATCTATCGCTACTACGTCACAAAGTTGAAGAGCTACGAATTACGCCGCTACAAGCCACTCAAGCTTATTGTCGATTAATTGCCGGTCTGCTTTGTGTGGTGTTTGAAGCTGCGGATGTTGCCAGTGATCCTGCCATTACCCGTCTGCTGGTTGCACTTTTTAATTTTATGCAGGGAAAGGAATATGCCGGTCAGGAGCGAGCGTGGGGCGCCATAGGGTTCGCGGAAACCCATTTCGACAGCACGCTATGCGACAAGCTTGAGCAACTGCAAATTGCGCAAAAGCATAGCTTCAGCATTTTTGCCGAGTTTGCCAATAAGGAAGAACTAGACACATGGCAAGCAATGGAAGAAGGAGAGCTACTTGCTGATCTAGAGCGCTTCCGCGGCATGATTCGTCAACTCGCTGATGGCAGCTCCATTGCCTGTGAAATCAGCGAGGTATGGTATGACATTGCCACAAAACGCGTAGACGAGATGCAGCGGATTGAAGAACACCTAACAACAAGATTGCTTAGCGCAGCGACACAAAGTGTGATTGATGCCAACGCTAATCTTGAGAATCACAAGAAGCAGCTGCATCAGCTCCAAACTGCGCCTCTTGTACAATCGCCACTGACCATGTTATTCGACCCGCAAATGCCAGGTCTCAAAGGTTCTGAGGATTCAGAGCAAACAGAAATTAATAGCGCTGAGCCGCTTTCAACTCACCGCTCCTTTTATGATTTACTCCGTGGACAAGCAGCACATATTAAGCGAATGGCCACCGAACTTGATGAAGCCAAACGCGCAATAACAGAACAAAAGGTTATCGACAGAGCAAAGCTGCTTATCATGCAACAGTGGCAAATCAGCGAAGATCAAGCCTACCGGCGGTTACAAAAAAGCGCGATGGAACAAAATATGAAAATTGCAGACATCGCCAACATAGTGGTAAAGCAAGTCGGGCGATGA
- a CDS encoding CreA family protein translates to MRSIYCILLMLMLVGCDSNEVGDVSLGVFTTKDIKLDAFNDPIVTGVTCHVSSIEANLDLSDPSDSSIACRQTGPITNEMIAQIDKSKNGEVLFTKSKSIFFKAMKIRRILDAENQTLMYLAYSTKETSGSFKHSLSTVPLWGTEAHSAAEAQRD, encoded by the coding sequence ATGCGCTCAATATATTGTATTTTACTGATGCTGATGCTCGTCGGTTGTGATAGTAATGAAGTCGGTGATGTATCACTGGGCGTATTCACTACCAAAGATATTAAGCTGGATGCCTTTAACGATCCGATAGTGACAGGAGTCACCTGTCATGTATCCAGTATCGAAGCCAACCTTGACCTTTCAGACCCTTCTGACAGCTCTATCGCGTGTCGCCAGACGGGTCCAATCACCAACGAAATGATTGCCCAAATAGATAAGAGCAAAAACGGTGAAGTACTCTTCACCAAATCAAAGAGCATTTTTTTTAAAGCCATGAAGATAAGACGTATTCTTGATGCGGAAAACCAGACGCTGATGTATCTGGCATACTCCACAAAAGAAACCTCCGGCAGCTTTAAGCACAGTCTTTCCACCGTGCCACTATGGGGTACTGAAGCACATAGCGCCGCGGAGGCGCAGCGGGATTAA
- a CDS encoding Cd(II)/Pb(II)-responsive transcriptional regulator, protein MKIGELTTATKVPAKTIRYYEKISLLPPPYRAANGYRHYRAKDAETLVFIRRCRELNIAIDDIKRLLDVQQNPNASCTEVDNIIADQLARVQQTQRELAMLEASLVKLASSCTHHQIQDCTILQELKSCAG, encoded by the coding sequence ATGAAAATAGGTGAACTTACTACCGCTACGAAAGTTCCAGCTAAGACAATACGCTATTACGAGAAGATAAGTCTACTTCCCCCTCCTTACAGAGCCGCTAATGGCTATCGCCACTATCGGGCAAAGGATGCTGAGACCTTGGTATTTATTCGTCGGTGCAGAGAACTGAACATCGCTATTGACGATATTAAGCGCCTGCTTGATGTGCAGCAAAACCCGAACGCCTCCTGCACAGAGGTGGATAACATAATTGCTGATCAACTCGCCCGCGTTCAGCAAACCCAGCGAGAATTAGCTATGTTAGAAGCCTCGCTCGTCAAATTAGCCTCATCCTGTACGCATCATCAAATTCAGGACTGTACTATTTTACAAGAGCTTAAGTCATGTGCAGGCTGA
- a CDS encoding TonB-dependent receptor plug domain-containing protein codes for MISFSRSALAFLFLGPTYVSYAEQPALPPSPANSTEAPQQPQHDNEQEHTEEVEKIIVQATRSGRIADEQPIRVELINREEIQEKAAMRPGNISMLVAETGGVRMQTTSPALGSSNIRLQGMYGRYTQLLADGLPLYGNQAASIGLLQIPPTDLGRVEIIKGSASSLYGGSALGGVINLVSRRPGDEANGEALVNLTTRDGQDVTTYAESPIGESLKGSVTAGAHRQNEEDIDNDGWVDLAGYERYTVRPRLFWEGDNGENLYATAGFMTENRNGGTLPGHFVADGSSFEQIQDSERFDGGLVYTMPVSTSITFNSRASAMVQQHDHVYGDVKEDDKHESYLVETSLSGFSDHSDWVIGVAYQSDIFQSVTFPEFNYTYDVPGIFAQLDYETTDTLTTSYSARIDEHSEYGTQFSPRVSLLYRPGDLTIRGSYGQGYYAPTPFVEEIEAAGLSRLEKLQDLQEEQAETASLDLTYTFDNIETSLTLFASNVENVTQLDAFASVNSDVLNRVRLVNAEGESRIRGSEVLLRYYWQDIKLTASYLYLDATEVTADNSGRRKMALTPQHSAGFVAMWEKHESFRAGFEAYYTGPQRLNDNPYIDTSNPYWHLGLMGEITVGNISWFINLENLLDVKQTDEHPLLLPSRAPSGQWTTDIWSRNDGFVANAGFRIKFGE; via the coding sequence ATGATTTCTTTTTCACGTTCTGCCTTAGCGTTTCTTTTTCTTGGTCCGACATACGTTAGTTACGCCGAGCAACCTGCTTTACCACCTTCGCCAGCAAACAGCACAGAAGCGCCTCAACAGCCCCAGCACGACAATGAGCAGGAGCATACAGAAGAAGTGGAGAAAATTATTGTCCAGGCCACCCGCTCGGGTCGCATTGCCGACGAACAACCGATACGTGTAGAGCTTATTAACCGTGAAGAAATACAAGAAAAGGCTGCCATGCGGCCCGGAAATATTTCGATGCTTGTTGCTGAAACGGGTGGTGTTCGCATGCAAACTACATCACCGGCTTTGGGAAGTTCAAATATACGGCTACAGGGCATGTACGGTAGGTATACTCAGTTACTTGCTGATGGTCTGCCCCTCTATGGAAACCAGGCTGCATCAATCGGATTACTCCAAATTCCGCCAACAGACCTCGGCAGAGTAGAAATTATCAAGGGTTCAGCATCATCCCTTTATGGTGGTTCAGCACTAGGCGGCGTAATCAATCTGGTTTCACGACGACCTGGCGACGAGGCAAACGGCGAGGCGTTGGTTAATCTGACAACCCGAGACGGACAAGACGTTACTACCTATGCAGAAAGCCCAATTGGGGAATCGCTAAAGGGATCGGTGACCGCCGGCGCGCATCGTCAGAACGAGGAAGATATTGATAATGATGGCTGGGTAGATCTGGCTGGATACGAACGATACACCGTTCGCCCCAGATTGTTTTGGGAAGGCGATAATGGAGAAAACCTCTATGCTACTGCCGGGTTCATGACAGAGAATCGTAATGGAGGGACGTTACCTGGACACTTTGTCGCAGACGGCAGTTCATTTGAACAAATTCAGGATTCTGAACGCTTTGATGGTGGGCTGGTATACACCATGCCTGTATCCACTTCGATTACCTTTAATTCCAGAGCGTCAGCCATGGTGCAGCAGCATGATCACGTGTATGGCGATGTTAAAGAAGATGATAAGCATGAAAGCTACCTTGTTGAAACCAGTTTGTCCGGTTTCAGTGACCACAGCGACTGGGTTATAGGCGTTGCTTACCAGTCTGACATTTTTCAGTCAGTTACCTTTCCTGAATTTAACTACACTTACGATGTTCCGGGTATATTTGCACAGCTGGATTATGAAACCACCGATACCCTGACAACCTCTTATAGCGCCCGTATTGATGAACATAGCGAGTATGGCACACAGTTTAGTCCTCGGGTGTCATTGCTATATCGGCCGGGAGATTTAACCATCAGGGGGTCGTACGGGCAAGGCTATTATGCGCCCACGCCGTTTGTAGAAGAAATTGAAGCTGCTGGTTTATCCCGGCTTGAAAAACTTCAGGATTTACAAGAGGAACAAGCGGAAACCGCTTCCCTCGACTTGACCTATACTTTTGATAATATCGAAACCAGCCTGACGTTATTTGCCTCAAATGTAGAAAATGTGACACAACTTGACGCTTTCGCGTCAGTCAACAGCGACGTACTGAACAGAGTTAGACTGGTCAATGCTGAAGGAGAAAGCCGCATTCGCGGTTCAGAAGTTTTGCTACGTTACTACTGGCAGGATATAAAACTTACCGCAAGCTATTTATATCTGGATGCAACCGAAGTAACTGCCGATAACTCAGGCAGAAGAAAAATGGCGTTGACGCCACAGCACTCAGCGGGTTTTGTTGCCATGTGGGAAAAACACGAGAGCTTTCGCGCGGGGTTTGAGGCTTACTACACCGGCCCGCAACGACTAAATGATAACCCTTATATTGATACGTCTAACCCATACTGGCACCTTGGCCTAATGGGCGAAATTACAGTGGGAAATATAAGCTGGTTTATTAACCTGGAAAACTTGCTGGACGTTAAACAAACTGATGAGCACCCGCTACTTCTACCAAGCAGAGCACCGAGTGGTCAATGGACGACAGATATTTGGTCGAGAAACGATGGGTTTGTTGCCAATGCAGGTTTTAGAATTAAATTTGGAGAGTAG
- a CDS encoding serine hydrolase domain-containing protein codes for MLLSCSQLYASDSGAIINEEVAQLLSESTASAVSVAFVSGNSIKTYHFGEFHNGEKPSDETLYDIGSITKTYTGLVLAQAVADGLVNLDDPVSRYLPQINRKAIEFEETEITIRDLATHLSGLPTDLSCNEPTMHPKLRLDCCLQHDDKDLLNQLNNYNLATKPGTNYRYSNVGVRILGTILQQVYDKPLEQLFEKFVFQRTGQSDTHATLSIQKRARWRQGEHENGIPPPDASAYFNAAGGLKSTVTDMGKYL; via the coding sequence TTGTTACTTAGTTGCTCGCAACTCTATGCCTCAGATTCCGGAGCCATCATTAATGAAGAAGTCGCTCAGCTACTTTCTGAATCAACTGCTAGCGCTGTCTCCGTTGCGTTTGTTTCAGGAAATTCCATTAAGACTTATCACTTTGGTGAATTTCATAATGGCGAAAAACCTTCTGATGAAACACTTTATGATATAGGCTCAATTACCAAAACCTACACGGGATTAGTTCTTGCTCAGGCAGTTGCCGATGGTTTAGTTAATCTTGATGATCCCGTTTCTCGATACCTGCCACAAATAAATCGCAAAGCAATAGAATTTGAGGAAACAGAAATTACAATTCGAGACTTGGCTACACATTTGTCGGGTTTACCCACGGATTTATCCTGTAATGAGCCGACTATGCACCCAAAATTGCGTTTGGACTGTTGTTTACAACATGATGATAAAGATCTTCTGAACCAACTGAATAATTATAATTTGGCAACTAAGCCAGGAACAAATTACCGTTACTCCAACGTCGGCGTGCGGATTCTTGGAACCATTCTTCAGCAAGTTTACGATAAGCCTCTTGAGCAACTATTTGAGAAATTTGTATTTCAGCGGACGGGCCAATCCGATACTCACGCTACATTGTCGATTCAGAAGCGCGCTAGGTGGCGGCAGGGTGAGCACGAAAACGGTATCCCACCGCCCGATGCGTCAGCTTACTTCAACGCTGCTGGCGGCTTGAAGTCAACGGTCACTGATATGGGCAAATATCTCTAA
- a CDS encoding alpha/beta fold hydrolase — MSVYLRNNIKVIGNGSTAIVFAHGFGCDQNMWRYLAPSFTDRFKVILFDLVGSGKSDLSAYDYEKYSSLHGYADDLIEIIDEVTDKPVIFVGHSVSTIIGLLASVDAPDKFTCQIMIGPSPCYINEGDYIGGFSRADVEELCNTIDSNYLGWSSTMAPVIMGAPEQPELAEELTNSFCRTDPKISQHFARVTFLSDHRDALPKSVTPALILQCSDDFIAPRTVGEYMQKEMPDAELRIIDNVGHCPHLSAPHASIEAIENYLKKFY; from the coding sequence ATGAGCGTTTACCTTCGTAATAACATAAAAGTTATCGGTAACGGGTCAACAGCAATTGTATTCGCTCACGGTTTTGGCTGTGACCAAAACATGTGGCGGTATCTGGCACCGTCATTTACCGATCGCTTTAAAGTGATACTGTTTGATCTGGTGGGCAGTGGCAAATCGGATCTTTCAGCTTACGATTATGAAAAATACAGTTCACTGCACGGTTATGCAGATGATCTCATTGAAATAATTGATGAAGTCACTGATAAACCGGTAATTTTTGTAGGACACTCAGTTAGCACCATTATCGGCTTACTCGCCTCTGTAGACGCTCCGGATAAGTTTACGTGTCAAATCATGATCGGCCCATCACCATGCTACATTAACGAGGGTGATTACATCGGCGGATTTTCACGTGCCGATGTGGAAGAATTATGTAATACCATCGACAGTAACTACCTGGGCTGGTCTAGCACGATGGCACCTGTGATTATGGGCGCTCCGGAGCAGCCTGAGCTCGCAGAGGAACTCACCAACAGTTTTTGCAGAACAGATCCAAAAATTTCTCAACATTTTGCGCGAGTTACGTTTCTGTCAGATCATCGTGACGCTTTACCAAAATCGGTCACACCAGCTTTAATTTTGCAATGCAGTGATGATTTTATTGCCCCCCGCACTGTTGGGGAATATATGCAAAAAGAGATGCCTGATGCAGAATTACGCATTATTGACAATGTGGGCCATTGCCCGCACCTGAGTGCCCCTCACGCGAGCATTGAGGCTATTGAGAACTATCTTAAAAAGTTTTATTAA
- a CDS encoding PAS domain-containing hybrid sensor histidine kinase/response regulator, producing MNTIPDLPSSFEHAACGLVTTEADGTICRANSTFCKWFNFTPDELIGKKKIQELFTVGGRFFHHTHWAPLLQMQGSVAEVQIDMVTSDGETLPMLINASRAKYSDKTFDQLAFFVATDRKSYERELIAARKSVEDSLADLRDTQKKLQESRDFLSIAIHSARMGIWSQDIASNQVSWSQELQHLTELTDSTRWATSEDFYRLIHEDDRSKFEDAIHNAIQTKSDYAIEFRLQHASGDWLVMEGRGHATYSDGGEVISVFGILIDISDRKATEKQLHDLNQQLSLADRRKDEFLATLGHELRNPLAPIKNVLEIMRLKETEDSFMHWSRDIIERHVSQMTHLIDDLMEVSRISQGRVELRKQQIDINEMMQNAVESSQALMLEQNHTLTVTEPEHPIIIDADPTRIIQIISNLLNNAAKYTPDGGRIHLRAFQEGDEVVLSVSDTGIGIPPEQLGNIFNMFSQLAPALERSHGGLGIGLALVSGLVKLHGGTISARSEGEDKGSEFIVRLPIVTPSEVLAPQHSRARPENAESRRILVIDDNVDAAESLAFLLGANGHTTLSAHDGITGVELAAEFRPEVILSDIGLPDITGYEVATRIRQNAWGKEVYLIATTGWGQDKDKQLAGAAGFDKHLTKPIDFQELNSILKELR from the coding sequence ATGAATACTATTCCGGATCTGCCATCGTCTTTCGAGCATGCAGCCTGCGGATTAGTCACCACTGAAGCGGACGGGACGATTTGCAGAGCCAATTCAACATTCTGTAAATGGTTTAACTTTACGCCCGATGAACTCATCGGGAAAAAGAAGATTCAGGAACTGTTTACAGTTGGAGGGCGGTTTTTTCACCACACCCACTGGGCTCCGCTGTTGCAAATGCAAGGTTCTGTCGCCGAAGTACAAATTGATATGGTGACAAGTGACGGCGAAACATTGCCCATGCTCATTAATGCATCCCGCGCAAAATATAGTGATAAAACGTTCGATCAACTGGCGTTTTTTGTTGCGACCGATAGGAAGAGTTATGAGCGGGAATTAATTGCCGCTCGTAAATCTGTGGAAGATTCTTTAGCTGATTTACGTGACACGCAGAAAAAGCTGCAAGAAAGTCGTGATTTTTTAAGCATTGCGATCCATAGCGCGAGAATGGGTATCTGGTCCCAAGACATAGCGTCTAATCAGGTAAGCTGGAGCCAGGAACTTCAGCATTTGACAGAACTGACCGACAGTACGCGCTGGGCAACTTCCGAAGACTTCTATCGCTTAATACATGAAGATGACCGAAGTAAGTTTGAAGATGCAATACATAACGCCATCCAAACAAAATCTGATTACGCTATTGAATTTCGGCTTCAACACGCATCGGGAGACTGGTTGGTTATGGAGGGACGCGGTCACGCGACCTATTCTGACGGCGGAGAAGTTATTTCTGTTTTTGGCATCCTCATTGACATTTCGGATCGCAAAGCGACAGAAAAGCAACTCCATGACTTAAATCAGCAGTTATCCCTTGCTGATCGCCGAAAAGATGAGTTTTTAGCTACCCTGGGGCACGAGCTACGAAATCCGTTAGCGCCAATCAAAAATGTATTAGAAATTATGCGATTGAAAGAAACTGAGGATTCTTTTATGCATTGGTCGCGGGATATTATTGAGCGTCATGTGTCGCAAATGACTCATCTTATTGATGACCTGATGGAAGTTTCGCGCATCTCCCAAGGACGTGTGGAACTAAGGAAGCAGCAGATCGATATCAATGAAATGATGCAAAACGCGGTGGAATCGTCTCAGGCTCTAATGCTGGAGCAAAATCACACGCTTACTGTCACTGAGCCAGAACACCCTATTATTATTGATGCCGATCCAACCAGAATTATTCAAATTATTTCGAACTTACTTAATAACGCTGCAAAATATACCCCTGACGGAGGACGAATTCATCTGCGCGCTTTCCAGGAAGGTGACGAAGTGGTGTTGTCCGTAAGTGATACGGGAATTGGTATTCCACCGGAGCAACTTGGCAATATATTCAATATGTTCTCGCAACTTGCGCCAGCGCTAGAACGCTCCCACGGTGGCTTAGGTATTGGTCTTGCACTGGTAAGCGGGCTGGTAAAGCTACACGGCGGGACAATATCGGCACGTAGCGAAGGTGAGGATAAAGGCAGTGAATTTATTGTACGATTACCTATTGTGACTCCGTCTGAAGTTCTTGCTCCACAACACAGCAGAGCGAGGCCCGAGAATGCGGAAAGTAGAAGAATTTTGGTTATCGATGACAATGTTGATGCTGCTGAAAGTCTTGCATTTTTGTTAGGCGCTAACGGTCATACAACCCTGAGCGCTCATGACGGAATAACCGGGGTTGAGCTGGCAGCAGAATTCAGACCTGAGGTCATATTATCTGATATTGGCCTTCCAGATATAACGGGCTATGAGGTCGCAACACGTATACGTCAAAACGCGTGGGGCAAAGAGGTCTATCTCATCGCTACGACTGGCTGGGGCCAGGACAAAGATAAGCAGCTAGCTGGCGCAGCTGGATTCGATAAACATTTAACTAAACCCATCGATTTTCAAGAACTCAATTCGATACTGAAAGAGCTGCGTTAA